CTGCCTCAACACGCCCGGCACGATCGATGAGGATTACCGTGGCGAAATCAAAGTGATCCTCGCCAATCTTGGTAGCGAGCCTTTCGACGTGCGCCGCGGCGACCGGATCGCGCAACTGGTGCCTGCGCCGGTCTTGCGGGCGCGGATCGTCGAGGTCGACGTGCTGGACACGACCGACCGTGGCGAAGGTGGCTTCGGATCGACGGGGCAATGATGCTCGCTGTGCTGCTGCTGTTCGGGCAAGCCCTGTCGTTGGCCCCACCAGCCGACTGGGAGACCTTACCGACGCTGCCGCTTCCCTCCTCCGGGGCGCCGACGCCACAATTCGAGCAATTCGTGCGGAACGAGGTGCAGGCTGCCCGTTGCGTGCTCGGCGCGGATCGAACCACGCTCGACATGGCCGTGCTCGTCGCCACGAACGGCCGCGTGCGGCGGATCGTGCCACGCGCGATCGGTTGCGCCGGCGTCGAACAATTCGCGGCCGGCATCGTGTTGCGGGCGGCGCGCGACACGATCAGGCCACCGTCGGTCGATACCTGGTATCGTACCAGCGTGCCGTTGACGCAGCCGTGACGCTGGGCGCCGACGAACTCGCGCGGTACGCCCGGCATATCGTGTTGCCGGAGATCGGCGGCAGCGGGCAGCAACGATTGGCGCGCGCGCACGTGGTGGTGATCGGTGCGGGTGGGATCGGATCACCGGTGATCCAGTACCTTGCCGCTGCGGGAGTCGGTTGGCTGACGATCATCGACGACGATCACGTCGACCTGAGCAACCTGCAACGCCAGACGCTGTTCGCGACGGGCGAAATAGGACGACCGAAGGCGGAGTCGGCAGCGGCGGCGGTGACGCGGTTGAACCCGCATGTCACCACGATCGCGCATGTCGCGCGCATCGGAGTGGAGAATGTCGACGCGCTGCTAAGCGATTCGCCGTCGGTGGTTATCGACGGATGCGACAATTTCGATACGCGCCTGCTGGTTGCCGATGCGGCGCTGGCGCGGCGCATCCCGCTCGTCTCCGCCGCGGTCGGGCGGTTCGAGGGTCAGGTCGGGGTGTATCGTGGATGGGAGCCGGGCAAGCCCTGCTACCGCTGTTTCGTCGGCGACGCGCCCGCCCGCGATGCGATGACATGCGCCGAGGAGGGCGTGCTGGGTCCGGTCACCGGGATCGTCGGGAGCATCGCGGCGCTGGAGGCGATCCGGCAGATCGCCCCGTTCGGCGACGACAGCGCCGGGAGGGTGTTGTTGCTCGACCTGCTGTCGCTACGCTTCCGGACGCTGGCGCTGCCAGCCGATCCGGGGTGCCCGTCGTGCGCGCGCGCCAAGGATCGGGTAGCGCAGCCGTGATAGGTCGCGTCGATCGCGCCGCCCGGCAGGTTCACCCCGAGCGCCTGGATCGTTCCAGCTTGCTAAGCCGTCCCTGCTTGCAGGACCGTCCCCCGGGCTGCGCCGGGGGACGGTCGATCGGGCAAGACTGATCCGTTAGCGGACGCGCTTCTCGGCAAAGGCGCGGACCGCCGGGCCGATGTCGGCGCGTTCCATCGCCAGCGCGAGATTGGCGGAGACGAAGCCGGTCTTGTCGCCGCAATCGAAGCGCTCGCCATTGAAGGTGAAGCCGTGGAAGGGCTGTTGCCCGATCAGCTTGGCCATCGCGTCGGTTAGCTGGATTTCGCCACCTGCGCCCTTTTCCTTCGAGTCGAGGATCTTCATCACCTCGGGCTGGAGGATGTAGCGGCCCGGGATCATCAGGTTCGAAGGCGCGCTGCCCTTTGCGGGCTTCTCGACCAGCGCGGTCACCTCGGTCAGCGCGCCGTCGCGGGCGCCCGGCGAGATGATGCCGTATTTGTCGGTCTCCTCGGGAGCGACTTCGAGCGCGCCGATGACGTTGCCGCCGACCTTGTCATAGGCCTGCACCATCTGCGCCATGAAGTTGGGGGTGCCGACCATCAGCTCATCGGGCAGCAACACCGCGAACGGCTCGTCACCGACGATGTCGCGCGCACACCATACGGCATGGCCGAGCCCGAGCGGCTCCTGCTGACGCACATAGACCGGCGAGCCGGGCTGCTGACGGATGTTCTCGATGATCGACAGGCTCTTGCCGCGGGCGCGCATCGTCGCCTCAAGCTCATAGGAGATGTCGAAATGATCCTCGAGCGCGCCCTTGCCGCGCCCGGTGACGAAGATGATCTGCTCGATCCCCGCCTCCAGCGCTTCCTCCACCGCATATTGGATCAGCGGCTTGTCGACGACCGTCAGCATTTCCTTCGGCATCGCCTTCGTGGCGGGAAGGAACCGGGTGCCGAGCCCGGCCACGGGAAAAATCGCTTTGCGTACCGGCTTGATGGTCATTCGATCCTCCTGTTGGCGCGGGCGCCGTGTACCGGTGGCAGCGAAGTAGCGCAATTCGTTAGCGTAACGGTTTGTCACACCGGCGTTGGCGGTCGTTGCTTGCGATGGGCGCGCGACCCGCCTAAGCAGCCCGCTTCCCGACATCGCTGGTTCCGCGTTTTTCATGCTCAAGAAGCTGTTTCGTTCGCCCCGTGCGGTCGCCATGCCGGCGCCAGCGCCCGCCGGCCACACCCGAATCTATGCGATCGGCGACATCCATGGATGCCGCGCCGAACTCGACGGATTGCTGGCGTTGATCGACGCCGACGATGCGGCGCGTGGCGGGAGCGTCGAGACGGTCCTTATCTTCCTCGGCGACCTGGTGGATCGCGGACCGGATTCGGCGGGCGTGGTGGAGCGGTTGTTGACGTTGTCGCGCGAGCGGCCGGGCACGCGCTTCCTGAAGGGCAATCACGAGGAGCTGTTCCTTCATGCGCTGTCGGGTGCGAAGGACGCGCTGCGGATGTTCTGCCGCGTGGGCGGCAAGGAAACGGTGCTGAGCTACGGCATCGACCGTGGCGAATATGATTCGCTCGACTATCCCCAGCTGGCGGAGCGGATGGCTGCGCTGGTCCCGCCCGCGCATCGCGCGTTCCTGGAGGGCTTCGAGGATTTGATCGTGTCGGGGGATTATGCCTTCGTCCACGCGGGCATCCGCCCCGACGTAGCGCTGGAGGACCAGCGCGACAGCGATTTGCGGTGGATTCGCGAGAGCTTCCTTGAACACCGCGGGACGCATCCGAAGATGATCGTCCATGGGCATACGATCACCCCCGACGTCGATCGGCAGCCCAATCGGATCGGCATCGATACCGGCGCCTATGCATCGGGACGGCTGACCGCGCTGGGGATCGAGGGACAAGAGACCTGGACCCTGAACACATGATGCACCGCGGCAATCAAGACTTGCCTTTTCCCATTTCGGGGCTATGAGATCAACCTGCACGCAAAGGGAGTTCATCATGCGTATTGCGAAGTACATGCTCGCTGCCGCTGCCGCCACGCTGGCGGTTGCTCCGGCGATGGCCGCCCCCGCCAACTCGGCGGCGAGCCTCTCGGTCGCCAAGTCGGTTCGCGCTGGCGCCCCGTCGGCGAAGAAGAACGAGCTCGCCGGTGGCGGCGTGATCGTTGCGGTTCTGGCGGCTGCTGCCGTTGTCGCCGGCATCGTCGTCGTCGCTGACGAAGACGACAGCTCGGACAGCAACTAAGCTGTTACGCTCTCCCTCGGGAGGAAGAATAGCGGCCTTCGGGCCGCTATTTTTTTGTTCCTTCGGGATGCGTTGATAGTGGCGGTGCGTTGTAGTGACGGCACCCGACCCGACGAGCGTTTCTATCGGGCTCCGCCAGAAATTCGCTTTGAACACCTA
The genomic region above belongs to Sphingomonas phyllosphaerae 5.2 and contains:
- the galU gene encoding UTP--glucose-1-phosphate uridylyltransferase GalU: MTIKPVRKAIFPVAGLGTRFLPATKAMPKEMLTVVDKPLIQYAVEEALEAGIEQIIFVTGRGKGALEDHFDISYELEATMRARGKSLSIIENIRQQPGSPVYVRQQEPLGLGHAVWCARDIVGDEPFAVLLPDELMVGTPNFMAQMVQAYDKVGGNVIGALEVAPEETDKYGIISPGARDGALTEVTALVEKPAKGSAPSNLMIPGRYILQPEVMKILDSKEKGAGGEIQLTDAMAKLIGQQPFHGFTFNGERFDCGDKTGFVSANLALAMERADIGPAVRAFAEKRVR
- a CDS encoding metallophosphoesterase family protein; protein product: MPAPAPAGHTRIYAIGDIHGCRAELDGLLALIDADDAARGGSVETVLIFLGDLVDRGPDSAGVVERLLTLSRERPGTRFLKGNHEELFLHALSGAKDALRMFCRVGGKETVLSYGIDRGEYDSLDYPQLAERMAALVPPAHRAFLEGFEDLIVSGDYAFVHAGIRPDVALEDQRDSDLRWIRESFLEHRGTHPKMIVHGHTITPDVDRQPNRIGIDTGAYASGRLTALGIEGQETWTLNT
- a CDS encoding HesA/MoeB/ThiF family protein, with amino-acid sequence MTLGADELARYARHIVLPEIGGSGQQRLARAHVVVIGAGGIGSPVIQYLAAAGVGWLTIIDDDHVDLSNLQRQTLFATGEIGRPKAESAAAAVTRLNPHVTTIAHVARIGVENVDALLSDSPSVVIDGCDNFDTRLLVADAALARRIPLVSAAVGRFEGQVGVYRGWEPGKPCYRCFVGDAPARDAMTCAEEGVLGPVTGIVGSIAALEAIRQIAPFGDDSAGRVLLLDLLSLRFRTLALPADPGCPSCARAKDRVAQP